The Planococcus halocryophilus nucleotide sequence ATTTGCCGCAGTCTATGATGGACTGATGGAAGATATTCCTTACGAAGAGTATGTGGAGTGGGTCGCTTCTCACGTTGCGTCTGGCAAATTGCTGGATGTGGCGTGTGGAACTGGCACATTGTCACATCTTTTTGCTGAAATGGGCTATGACGTAACTGCTAGTGACTTGTCTGAAGACATGTTGACGGTGGCAAATCAACGTTTCCAAAAAGCAAATCAAGCGATTCCTGTGCTTCAATTGTCTATGGATAATTTAGAGGGGTTAACGGGTTTTGATATTGTCACGATTGCAATAGACTCTCTTAATTATTTACAGAGCGAAGAACAAGTTCAGCAAACGTTTAAAGAAATTTATGACGCGTTAAATCCTGGAGGCCATTTTTTCTTTGATGTCCACTCTGTTTTTAAAGTCGATACAGTTTTTATGGACAGCCCGTTTGTTTATGATGCTGAAGAAATAGCGTATATTTGGCATACAGAGCCAGGTCAAGCATCACATAGTGTCATTCACGATATGACTTTTTTTGTGCGTCAAAATGACTTGTTCGAGCGCTTTGAAGAAACGCACGAACAACGTACTTTCCCAATCGAGATATACACAAAATGGCTAGAAGCTGCTGGATTTTCTGTAGAATCTGTTACAGCTGATTTCACAAGCCAGTCTCCTGATGACGAAAGTGAACGTGTTTTCTTTCATGCCAAAAAATGAGCTCACCATCTGCATCTTGCAGGTGGTTTTTTGTTTGTTAAAAAATAGACAAGCGTATTTCAATTATTATATAATTCAAACAGCTTCTATTTAATTGCCTTCTGAAGAAACGAGGAATGCGAGTGAAATTTTCCGAGCTTCAGAACAAGCCCACATGGTTGCTGATCCCCGCAGTCGCCATAGTGCTGCTTTTGATTTATTTATTTTTTCCTCAACAACAGCCGGAGTCATCTCCAGCTACTGCTTTCGAATTAATCAACGCTGAATCCCCTCAGCAGACAGAAACCCCAATAAAGGAAATACCCGAAACAGCTGCACCTTTAATGATTGATGTAAAAGGCCAAGTGAATAA carries:
- a CDS encoding class I SAM-dependent methyltransferase, with product MNYGKFAAVYDGLMEDIPYEEYVEWVASHVASGKLLDVACGTGTLSHLFAEMGYDVTASDLSEDMLTVANQRFQKANQAIPVLQLSMDNLEGLTGFDIVTIAIDSLNYLQSEEQVQQTFKEIYDALNPGGHFFFDVHSVFKVDTVFMDSPFVYDAEEIAYIWHTEPGQASHSVIHDMTFFVRQNDLFERFEETHEQRTFPIEIYTKWLEAAGFSVESVTADFTSQSPDDESERVFFHAKK